From Trichoplusia ni isolate ovarian cell line Hi5 chromosome 8, tn1, whole genome shotgun sequence, one genomic window encodes:
- the LOC113496754 gene encoding glucosidase 2 subunit beta: MIYSTWISQFYSVLLLICSVITYVQSDVPRPRGVSLSKAPLYSPTKDFTCFDGTITIPFSYVNDDYCDCFDGSDEPGTSACLNGFFHCTNAGHRPQNIPSSRVNDGVCDCCDGTDEYASEVTCSNTCEELGREARAEAQRLAELYKAGSHLRVELIEKGNAKRNEMAEQLQQLEKDKSEAEQIKNEKEALKNELESKENEALKVYREAEEQERQKKAEEEKQNNIKESLEYFTKLDSDKDEILTVGEISVSSVFDKNKDGQVDEEEVKYFFGDRESIDKDTFVSVTWPVLKPLLMMEQGMFKPAEEQEELEPEPDADEAADLDTEYTGQDDEASEGSDGAHEEVEEQEVESEQTNIYDEETQKLVAEASEARRHHTEAERTVREIEANIRKIQQNLEKDYGLQQEFATLDGECHEYEDKEYVYRLCIFQRVTQKSKNGGAEVGLGNWGEWAGGDHNKYSIMKYTNGVACWNGPSRITTVHVICGLETKLLSVTEPFRCEYKMEFSTPAACDESSPSSQHSSHDEL; the protein is encoded by the coding sequence atgaTCTATTCTACATGGATCAGTCAGTTTTactcagttttattattaatttgttcagTAATCACGTATGTTCAGTCTGATGTGCCGAGACCTCGAGGGGTCTCTTTATCCAAAGCACCGCTATATTCACCAACAAAAGATTTCACCTGCTTCGACGGTACAATCACTATACCGTTCAGCTACGTGAATGATGACTATTGCGACTGCTTTGACGGCAGTGACGAACCAGGCACTTCAGCATGTCTAAATGGCTTTTTCCATTGCACAAACGCCGGTCATCGACCGCAAAACATACCAAGTTCGAGAGTCAACGATGGTGTATGCGACTGTTGTGATGGCACCGACGAATATGCTTCGGAAGTAACGTGCTCCAATACCTGCGAGGAACTGGGACGAGAAGCGAGAGCCGAAGCTCAACGACTGGCTGAACTTTACAAGGCGGGTAGTCACTTAAGAGTGGAGTTAATAGAGAAGGGCAATGCCAAACGTAATGAGATGGCTGAGCAACTCCAGCAGTTAGAAAAGGATAAATCTGAAGCTgagcaaattaaaaatgaaaaagaggCTCTTAAAAACGAATTGGAATCTAAGGAGAATGAAGCACTCAAAGTCTACAGAGAAGCTGAAGAACAAGAAAGACAGAAGAAAGCAgaggaagaaaaacaaaataacatcaaaGAATCTTTAGAATACTTCACAAAATTGGATTCTGACAAAGATGAGATTCTGACAGTTGGAGAAATATCTGTATCCAGTGTGTTTGATAAGAACAAGGACGGCCAAGTAGATGAGGAAGAAGTGAAGTACTTCTTTGGGGACAGAGAGAGCATAGACAAGGATACTTTTGTCTCAGTAACTTGGCCCGTATTGAAACCTCTGTTAATGATGGAACAAGGTATGTTCAAGCCAGCTGAAGAGCAGGAGGAACTTGAACCTGAACCAGATGCTGATGAAGCAGCTGACCTGGACACTGAGTACACTGGCCAGGATGATGAGGCTAGTGAAGGATCGGATGGAGCTCATGAAGAAGTTGAAGAACAAGAAGTGGAATCAGAACAAACTAACATCTACGATGAAGAAACCCAGAAACTGGTAGCAGAAGCTTCAGAGGCTCGCCGCCACCACACTGAAGCTGAACGAACTGTTAGGGAAATAGAAGCTAACATTAGGAAAATCCAACAGAACCTTGAGAAAGACTATGGCTTACAACAAGAATTTGCCACTCTTGATGGAGAATGTCATGAATATGAGGACAAAGAGTATGTgtacagattatgtattttccAAAGGGTTACACAGAAGTCCAAGAATGGAGGCGCAGAGGTTGGACTAGGAAACTGGGGAGAATGGGCTGGTGGAGATCACAACAAATACTCAATTATGAAGTATACCAATGGTGTGGCTTGCTGGAACGGGCCTAGCAGAATCACAACTGTACATGTCATTTGTGGATTGGAGACTAAACTCTTATCTGTCACAGAACCTTTCCGCTGTGAATACAAGATGGAGTTCAGTACACCTGCGGCTTGTGATGAATCCAGCCCATCTTCTCAGCATTCATCTCATGATGAACTCTAA
- the LOC113496758 gene encoding splicing factor 3A subunit 3: METILEQQRSYHEERERTMDAMVKEILHKKTGHRETINADHRLKNLHDRYVESTIRLKELYEDKDGLRKEEIAALSGPSEFNEFYARLKQIKEFHRKHPNEICVPMSVEFEEIAKIRENPAEDFTTPVEFTDEEGYGKYLDLHECYEKYINLKGIEKVDYITYLSIFDHLFDIPRERKNSEYRNYIRALLTYLKDFVNRVKPLQDQAQEMAAAHQEFVKQWDSGNFPGWPKETGGALTNVGAHLDLSAFSSWEELASLGLDRLKSALMALGLKCGGTLEERAQRLFSTKGQTSLDKSLVAKKGGNKAKASTQQRHKDIAAIEAQVYRFANIVSNTRSATIENVTRRAARAAGERRDDSGDESDASAAPDVDSDDDEVPYNPKNLPLGWDGKPIPYWLYKLHGLNISYTCEICGNYTYKGPKAFQRHFAEWRHAHGMRCLGIPNTAHFANVTQIEDALALWEKIKHQKENERFVAENDEEFEDSQGNVVNRKTYEDLKRQGLL; encoded by the exons atggAAACCATATTAGAACAGCAAAGGAGCTATCATGAGGAAAGGGAGAGAACGATGGATGCTATGGTTAAAGAGATTCTTCATAAAAAGACAGGA CATCGAGAAACTATAAATGCCGACCATCGCTTGAAGAATTTACATGAT AGATATGTTGAGTCAACAATCAGATTGAAGGAACTGTATGAGGATAAAGATGGACTTCGTAAAGAAGAAATTGCTGCCCTATCTGGTCCTAGTGAGTTCAATGAGTTCTATGCAAGACTCAAGCAAATCAAGGAGTTCCATAGAAAACATCCAAATGAG aTTTGTGTTCCAATGTCTGTTGAGTTCGAAGAAATAGCTAAGATAAGAGAAAACCCAGCTGAAGATTTTACaa CCCCTGTGGAGTTTACTGATGAAGAAGGTTATGGAAAATATTTGGACTTGCATGAATGCTATGAAAAGTACATCAATTTGAAGGGAATTGAA aaaGTGGACTACATCACATACCTGAGTATATTTGACCATCTCTTTGACATACCTCGTGAGCGTAAGAACAGTGAATACAGGAACTACATCAGGGCTCTCCTGACATACTTGAAAGACTTTGTGAATAGGGTAAAACCTTTGCAAGATCAAGCCCAAGAAATGGCTGCGGCACATCAGGAGTTTGTTAAGCAATGGGATTCTGGAAACTTTCCTGGGTGGcct aaaGAAACTGGTGGTGCATTAACGAATGTGGGAGCTCATTTAGATCTCTCAGCGTTTTCGTCTTGGGAAGAACTTGCTTCCCTTGGATTGGATAGATTGAAGTCAGCCTTAATGGCTCTTGGATTGAAATGTGGAGGTACATTAGAAGAAAGGGCacaaag ATTATTCAGTACAAAAGGTCAGACATCTTTAGACAAATCCTTAGTTGCTAAAAAAGGTGGAAACAAGGCAAAGGCATCTACTCAACAAAGACATAAAGATATTGCTGCCATTGAAGCTCAAGTATACAG ATTTGCAAACATTGTAAGTAATACTCGTAGTGCGACTATCGAGAATGTCACCCGTCGCGCGGCCCGTGCTGCCGGCGAGCGTCGCGATGATAGCGGTGATGAAAGTGACGCCTCTGCTGCACCTGATGTAGACTCTGATGACGATGAAGTACCATACAACCCTAAGAACTTACCCCTTGGTTGGGATGGAAAG CCAATCCCATACTGGTTGTACAAGCTCCATGGTCTGAATATCAGCTACACCTGTGAGATTTGCGGTAACTATACATACAAAGGCCCCAAAGCGTTCCAGCGGCACTTTGCCGAGTGGCGACACGCTCACGGTATGAGATGTCTGGGAATACCAAACACGGCTCATTTTGCTAATGTCACCCAGATTGAAGACGCACTTGCCT TGTGGGAGAAAATCAAACATCAGAAAGAGAACGAGAGATTCGTAGCTGAAAATGATGAAGAGTTCGAAGACTCGCAAGGAAATGTCGTTAATCGTAAAACTTACGAGGATTTGAAGCGACAGGGACTGCTATga
- the LOC113496757 gene encoding WD repeat-containing protein 36, producing the protein MPEASNSRIFAGSRVLGYVSTHVPFVARFIKRRGETLLCTSVGKWFHTYGCDKFRLLSVSGEHPGPITCMSGDNFHVYTASENNIYAWRRGCELKHVYKGHTAPVHLMFPFGVHHISIDEDNVLKIFDIKEESEFLELEFDEKSFRITTLCHPPTYLNKILLGSQQGQLQLWNVRSSKLVFSFKGWGSAVTVTEPAPAVDVVAIGLANGKIVLHNLKFNKIVMEFVHDWGRVSTLSFRLDGAPVMVTGSSQGHIVMWDLEERRVLSQVKKAHYSKIAGMKCLMSEPLMVTNSADNSLKLWIFDLPDGGARLLRKREGHSKPPTMVCHCEPTGNNILAAGSDSSLHIMNTVSETFNKSLGKASHNRKASKKKKRLQLDHLILPPITKLSSCMQRDKQWDSIASLHNGFFVATTWSYNKMRMGDHKLKPPSTDKGVVATCLTVTHCGNFVIIGYSNGQVHKFNMQSGMHRGHYGKEDKLAHKGAVRGVETDLCNRRMISVGADDLLKFWHFKSATTPYSVMRLQESVSSTKCHRDSGLLALANEDFSITLVDIDTMNIVRTFDGHEGRITDIEFDTQSRWLISSSMDCTICTWDIPSAQLVDVFSVEQPCTSLSMSPTGDFLATTHVGEVGVFLWANKLLYEKIFLKPIDKKDINIPKLKLPSTAPEKPEIEDLGVIDLGDEPEYRSPIQISEELITLSDQPTSRWLNLLHLDIVKKRNKPKTPLTVPKSAPFFLPTIPSLDLAFDLEKDKDGNKETKLLMPDSLSTLTAFGKKLVNCETDENYEKCIEKLKTLSPAAIEAEVTSMAPDAGGSTDVMKQFLRMLDVMLKSNRDFELAQSYMSLFLKMHTKVISHNEELRDVLVAVEETATQTWTKLQNQLLYNICVVKALKDM; encoded by the exons ATGCCTGAAGCTTCAAACAGCCGGATATTTGCCGGCTCCCGTGTTTTAGGTTATGTCAGCACACATGTGCCCTTTGTTGCTCGATTTATCAAAAGAAGAGGTGAAACTCTACTATGTACGAGTGTAGGGAAGTGGTTCCATACGTATGGGTGCGATAAATTCCGTTTGCTAAGCGTCAGCGGCGAACATCCTGGTCCCATCACTTGTATGAGTGGCGACAATTTCCATGTCTACACAGCCAGTGAGAATAACATCTACGCATGGAGACGTGGTTGTGAGCTTAAACACGTTTATAAAGGCCACACTGCACCAGTGCATCTGATGTTCCCATTTGGTGTTCATCATATATCCATTGATGAAgataatgttttgaaaatatttgatatcaAGGAAGAGTCTGAGTTTCTTGAGCTTGAATTTGATGAGAAGAGTTTTAGGATCACTACTCTTTGCCATCCACCAAcatatttgaacaaaatattacttgGAAGTCAGCAGGGTCAGTTGCAGCTGTGGAATGTCCGGTCTTCCAAATTGGTGTTTAGCTTCAAAGGATGGGGGTCTGCTGTTACTGTGACAGAGCCAGCACCAGCAGTAGATGTGGTTGCAATAGGTCTTGCAAatggaaaaatagttttacataatttaaaattcaataagaTTGTCATGGAATTTGTTCATGATTGGGGAAGGGTCAGTACTTTGTCATTCAGGCTTGATGGAGCGCCAGTCATGGTCACTGGAAGTTCTCAAGGACATATAGTAATGTGGGATTTAGAAGAAAGGAGGGTGTTGTCTCAAGTCAAGAAAGCACATTATTCTAAAATAGCTGGTATGAAATGTCTGATGTCCGAGCCGTTAATGGTAACAAATTCTGCAGATAACTCTTTGAAATTATGGATATTTGATTTGCCTGATGGTGGGGCTAGGCTTTTGAGGAAAAG GGAGGGTCATTCCAAACCACCAACAATGGTTTGCCACTGTGAGCCTACTGGCAATAACATCCTTGCAGCAGGCAGTGACAGTAGCCTGCACATCATGAACACTGTATCTGAAACTTTCAACAAGAGCCTTGGAAAAGCGTCTCATAACAGAAAGGCatctaaaaagaaaa AGCGTCTTCAATTAGATCATTTGATTTTACCGCCAATTACGAAACTAAGCTCGTGCATGCAGAGAGACAAGCAATGGGACAGTATTGCCTCGCTCCACAATGGCTTCTTCGTCGCCACTACATGGTCTTACAATAAGATGCGAATGGGAGACCATAAGTTGAAACCTCCCAGTACAGATAAAGGAGTTGTTGCAACTTGTTTGACTGTTACACATTGTGGTAACTTTGTTATTATTG GCTACAGCAATGGGCAAGTACACAAATTCAATATGCAATCTGGTATGCATCGTGGGCATTACGGCAAAGAGGATAAATTAGCTCACAAAGGTGCTGTGAGGGGCGTAGAAACCGACCTGTGCAATCGAAGAATGATATCAGTTGGAGCTGATGATCTACTGAAGTTCTGGCATTTTAAATCAG CAACAACACCATACAGTGTGATGAGGTTACAAGAATCGGTATCCAGTACAAAATGTCATCGAGACAGCGGCTTATTGGCTTTGGCAAACGAAGACTTCAGTATTACCCTCGTTGATATAGACACTATGAATATTGTAAGGACGTTCGATGGTCACGAGGGGAGAATAACCGATATTGAATTTGATACTCAAAGCCG ATGGTTGATAAGTTCTTCAATGGATTGCACTATTTGTACATGGGATATACCGAGCGCTCAATTGGTCGACGTATTTTCG gtagAGCAGCCGTGTACGTCACTCAGTATGTCCCCGACGGGAGACTTCTTAGCCACGACCCACGTTGGAGAAGTAGGCGTGTTTCTCTGGGCTAATAAATTGCTGTACGAGAAAATATTCCTTAAACCAATTGATAAAAAGGATATCAATATACCTAAATTGA AGTTGCCAAGCACAGCACCGGAAAAGCCCGAAATTGAAGACTTAGGTGTAATAGATCTAGGTGATGAACCCGAATACAGATCTCCGATACAAATTAGCGAGGAACTCATTACGTTGTCTGACCAACCGACTTCTAGATGGCTCAACTTGTTACATTTGGATATTGTTAAAAAGCGTAACAAGCCTAAAACTCCACTCACTGTGCCAAAGTCAGCGCCTTTCTTTCTTCCCACGATACCCAGTCTCGATCTGGCATTCGACCTGGAGAAAGACAAAGACGGAAATAAAGAAACCAAGTTGTTGATGCCCGATTCTCTATCAACACTAACTGCATTCGGAAAGAAATTAGTCAACTGTGAGACGGATGAAAATTACGAAAAGTGTATAGAAAAATTAAAGACTCTTTCACCAGCTGCTATTGAAGCCGAAGTGACGAGCATGGCGCCAGACGCCGGCGGCAGTACAGACGTAATGAAACAATTCCTACGAATGCTAGACGTAATGTTAAAAAGCAACAGAGATTTCGAACTTGCTCAGTCGTACATGAGCCTGTTCCTAAAGATGCATACAAAAGTTATATCTCATAATGAAGAACTTCGCGACGTCTTAGTCGCGGTTGAGGAGACCGCTACGCAAACCTGGACTAAGTTACAAAACCAATTATTGTATAACATCTGTGTTGTTAAAGCGCTGAAAGAtatgtaa